Proteins encoded together in one Hevea brasiliensis isolate MT/VB/25A 57/8 chromosome 16, ASM3005281v1, whole genome shotgun sequence window:
- the LOC110637154 gene encoding protein GAMETE EXPRESSED 1-like, translated as MGRHLLLLLFLLILMSFSARCRSWGWFSSSTETPGSADNPSQRKDHSTGSVAEFSMDGFRDEKGLNLIENARNKLAGSNSCWQNAYQQLLAGCSQILAVEEMRSRFAWHLSDCFQRDSGRPPFPHCDTKSAMINCLKKLNENEHKVFLAFSLETNSICYQLQAHSFKHKMERLVNDLKNSAEYTTDQLEIIQERTYSLSKSSNQIHETLCSTDFHVQNVSQTIEDVKDHMDVLSRHSESVYKQSREIAHSQSELREEQARMNDKLKEGMATIHDAYTNLGQQVDSLRIEAAEIEKQIDTVGETMSSRMRNLQNTADDIEDKAGKSLDKQHQLLDGQSTALKGLQLLTEFQSEALVESRSTLERLTEYGRKQQEELLQRQAQLQQVHDNLIENSKSILAAQEAFESKQTSMFIALDKLFALHNAMLVESRIIKVFFIYTMSVFIIYMFTSTKQTYTVRASLYIGLCATFLIEVAILRLTENNIEQQTWLINLVRSLYVLLSSIQLLHSIYTYRDYEVMNHQMILTLIDKVNDMQRNKELSWETDSDVNWPSWLETESPDEVDNLEEVGENSISTTSMTRKYDLRSRQRR; from the exons ATGGGTCGtcatcttcttctccttctttttctgctgattttaatgtcattttcAGCAAGGTGCCGTTCATGGGGTTGGTTCTCTTCTTCAACAGAGACTCCTGGCTCTGCTGATAACCCTTCACAGAGAAAAGATCATTCCACTGGTTCTGTAGCAGAATTTTCAATGGATGGCTTTAGAGATGAGAAGGGATTGAACCTGATTGAAAATGCCAGAAATAAATTGGCAGGTTCAAATTCTTGTTGGCAAAATGCTTATCAACAGCTCTTAGCTGGCTGCTCACAGATTCTTGCCGTTGAAGAGATGCGGTCAAGATTTGCTTGGCATCTTAGTGATTGCTTCCAAAGAGATTCTGGAAGACCGCCTTTTCCTCATTGTGACACAAAATCTGCCATGATTAATTGTCTcaagaaattaaatgaaaatgaGCATAAAGTTTTTCTTGCATTCTCACTTGAAACAAACTCCATCTGCTATCAGTTACA GGCCCATTCCTTCAAGCATAAAATGGAAAGACTAGTGAATGATCTTAAAAATTCAGCAGAATACACCACAGACCAACTAGAAATCATACAAGAGAGAACATATTCCCTATCAAAGAGCTCAAATCAGATTCACGAGACCTTATGTTCAACTGATTTTCACGTTCAAAATGTATCTCAAACAATAGAGGATGTTAAGGATCACATGGATGTTTTATCTCGTCATTCAGAATCTGTTTATAAGCAATCCAGAGAAATAGCACATTCTCAATCCGAACTGCGAGAAGAACAGGCAAGAATGAATGACAAGTTGAAGGAAGGGATGGCAACCATTCATGATGCTTACACCAATTTGGGCCAACAAGTGGACAGTTTGAGGATTGAGGCTGCTGAAATAGAGAAGCAAATTGATACAGTTGGAGAAACAATGTCTTCAAGAATGCGAAATTTGCAGAATACAGCTGATGACATTGAGGATAAGGCTGGGAAATCCTTGGACAAGCAACATCAACTTCTAGATGGGCAGTCCACTGCACTCAAGGGTCTACAACTGCTAACTGAATTCCAATCAGAAGCACTAGTAGAGAGCAG GAGTACTCTTGAAAGACTAACAGAATATGGCCGTAAACAGCAGGAAGAGCTTCTCCAGCGGCAAGCACAGCTTCAACAAGTACATGACAACTTGATCGAAAATTCAAAGTCAATATTAGCAGCTCAG GAAGCTTTTGAATCAAAGCAAACTAGCATGTTCATAGCACTGGATAAGCTGTTTGCTCTGCACAATGCTATGTTAGTTGAATCACGAATAATTAAAGTATTCTTCATCTACACAATGTCAGTCTTTATCATCTACATGTTCACCAGCACAAAACAAACATACACTGTAAGAGCAAGTCTATACATAG GTCTCTGTGCCACGTTCTTGATAGAAGTTGCAATACTCCGACTGACAGAAAATAACATTGAACAGCAAACAtggctaattaatttggttaggtCGCTCTATGTGCTTCTCTCATCCATTCAGCTTCTACACTCCATTTACACATACAG GGACTACGAAGTTATGAATCATCAGATGATACTAACATTAATTGACAAAGTTAATGACATGCAAAGGAATAAAGAGTTGTCATGGGAAACCGATAGTGATGTCAACTGGCCTTCATGGCTTGAAACAGAGTCACCAGATGAAGTTGATAACTTAGAAGAAGTTGGAGAGAACTCAATTTCAACAACTTCCATGACAAGGAAATATGATCTCCGTTCCCGCCAACGTCGCTGA